Proteins encoded in a region of the Zea mays cultivar B73 chromosome 2, Zm-B73-REFERENCE-NAM-5.0, whole genome shotgun sequence genome:
- the LOC103647229 gene encoding putative nuclease HARBI1 isoform X1: MCDPAAHTYDNEMDDTDAELVVAIYAVDVWGRTFSQVPRRTLVETGIQWVERTLENSNDCFDMFRMRRTIFRRLHDTLVDNYGLLPSRGVSTMEALGIFLWACGGPQSFRQIRNKFGHSLETISRKYTEVLDALFKMSSDIIKPKDPYFIDIHPRLREARFWPHFKDCIGAIDGSHFPAVVSASEQAKYIGRHGYASQNVMAVCDFDMRFTFVVTGWPGSVHDTRVLQNTLITYADRFPQPPEGKYYLVDSGYPNRKGYLAPYKGQKYHISEWQNARQPIGSKEVFNYAHSSLRNVIERSFGGA; encoded by the exons ATGTGTGACCCTGCTGCACACACATATGATAATGAAATGGATGACACAGATGCAGAATTGGTGGTTGCTATATATGCTGTAGACGTTTGGGGCAGGACTTTCAGTCAGGTTCCTAGAAGAACATTGGTTGAAACTGGTATTCAATGGGTGGAGAGAACGTTGGAGAATAGTAACGACTGCTTCGATATGTTTCGCATGCGACGAACTATTTTTAGACGATTGCATGACACATTGGTGGACAATTATGGTCTACTTCCAAGCCGGGGTGTTAGTACTATGGAAGCACTTGGCATTTTCTTGTGGGCATGTGGGGGTCCACAATCATTTAGGCAGATAAGGAATAAGTTTGGTCACTCCTTGGAAACAATTAGTCGCAAGTATACTGAAGTCCTTGATGCACTGTTCAAGATGTCATCTGACATAATTAAGCCCAAAGACCCATATTTCATCGATATTCATCCTCGTTTGCGAGAGGCGAGATTTTGGCCACACTTCAAGGATTGCATAGGAGCAATTGATGGTAGTCACTTTCCAGCGGTAGTCTCGGCCTCGGAGCAAGCCAAATATATTGGACGGCACGGTTACGCATCGCAGAATGTAATGGCCGTTtgtgacttcgatatgaggttcACATTTGTTGTCACAGGATGGCCAGGATCCGTACATGACACTAGAGTATTACAAAATACTTTGATAACTTATGCGGACAGGTTCCCCCAGCCACCAGAAG gtaaatactatcttgtcGATTCAGGTTATCCAAATAGAAAGGGCTACCTTGCACCTTATAAGGGTCAGAAGTACCACATTTCTGAATGGCAAAATGCGAGGCAACCTATTGGGAGCAAAGAAGTATTCAACTATGCACACTCTTCGCTACGCAATGTAATAGAGCGATCGTTTGGGGGTGCTTAA